The Macaca fascicularis isolate 582-1 chromosome 1, T2T-MFA8v1.1 genome includes a window with the following:
- the LOC102117187 gene encoding histone H3: MARTKQTARKSTGGKAPRKQLATKAARKSAPATGGVKKPHRYRPGTVALREIRRYQKSTELLIRKLPFQRLVREIAQDFKTDLRFQSSAVMALQEASEAYLVGLFEDTNLCAIHAKRVTIMPKDIQLARRIRGERA, translated from the coding sequence ATGGCCCGTACTAAGCAGACTGCCCGCAAGTCGACCGGCGGCAAGGCCCCAAGGAAGCAGCTGGCCACCAAAGCTGCCCGCAAGAGCGCGCCGGCCACGGGCGGGGTGAAGAAGCCGCACCGCTACCGGCCCGGCACCGTGGCCCTGCGGGAGATCCGGCGCTACCAGAAGTCCACGGAACTGCTGATCCGCAAGCTGCCCTTCCAGCGGCTGGTACGCGAGATCGCGCAGGACTTTAAGACGGACCTGCGCTTCCAGAGTTCTGCCGTGATGGCGCTGCAGGAGGCCAGCGAGGCCTACCTGGTGGGGCTGTTCGAAGACACGAACCTGTGCGCCATCCACGCCAAGCGCGTGACCATCATGCCCAAGGACATCCAGTTGGCCCGCCGCATCCGCGGGGAGCGGGCCTAA
- the LOC102116553 gene encoding histone H2B type 2-F-like isoform X1 gives MPDPAKSAPAPKKGSKKAVTKVQKKDGKKRKRSRKESYSVYVYKVLKQVHPDTGISSKAMGIMNSFVNDIFERIAGEASRLAHYNKRSTITSREIQTAVRLLLPGELAKHAVSEGTKAVTKYTSSKSCSSKLIQCKRGSHGNPNLEIVGQKFWRPRLATGI, from the exons ATGCCGGATCCAGCAAAATCCGCTCCTGCTCCCAAGAAGGGCTCCAAAAAGGCTGTTACGAAAGTGCAGAAGAAGGACGGCAAGAAGCGCAAGCGCAGCCGCAAGGAGAGCTACTCCGTTTACGTGTACAAGGTGCTGAAGCAGGTCCACCCCGACACCGGCATCTCGTCCAAGGCCATGGGCATCATGAACTCCTTCGTCAACGACATCTTCGAACGCATCGCAGGAGAGGCGTCCCGCCTGGCGCACTACAACAAGCGCTCCACCATCACGTCCCGCGAGATCCAGACGGCCGTGCGCCTGCTGCTGCCCGGCGAGCTGGCCAAGCACGCCGTGTCCGAGGGCACCAAGGCGGTCACCAAGTACACCAGCTCGAA gagctgctctagcaaattaatccaATGCAAACGAGGAAGCCATGGGAATCCCAACCTGGAAATAGttggtcagaagttctggaggcccaGACTTGCAACTGGCATTTAA
- the LOC102116553 gene encoding histone H2B type 2-F-like isoform X2 has product MPDPAKSAPAPKKGSKKAVTKVQKKDGKKRKRSRKESYSVYVYKVLKQVHPDTGISSKAMGIMNSFVNDIFERIAGEASRLAHYNKRSTITSREIQTAVRLLLPGELAKHAVSEGTKAVTKYTSSNIF; this is encoded by the exons ATGCCGGATCCAGCAAAATCCGCTCCTGCTCCCAAGAAGGGCTCCAAAAAGGCTGTTACGAAAGTGCAGAAGAAGGACGGCAAGAAGCGCAAGCGCAGCCGCAAGGAGAGCTACTCCGTTTACGTGTACAAGGTGCTGAAGCAGGTCCACCCCGACACCGGCATCTCGTCCAAGGCCATGGGCATCATGAACTCCTTCGTCAACGACATCTTCGAACGCATCGCAGGAGAGGCGTCCCGCCTGGCGCACTACAACAAGCGCTCCACCATCACGTCCCGCGAGATCCAGACGGCCGTGCGCCTGCTGCTGCCCGGCGAGCTGGCCAAGCACGCCGTGTCCGAGGGCACCAAGGCGGTCACCAAGTACACCAGCTCGAA CATTTTCTAG